The sequence AAGGCATCTGCTGCTGCATGGAGGAAGCGGGGTTGGCGGTGAGGGCTGTGTTGAAAATCACTACCCTTACCCAACACACCCACATAGGCAAGCGCCGCCGCCCCCTGCTACGCTCCGCCGGTCTCCACTCCGAGCCACGGTATGAGCCACGCCAACCAGTTCGACCTGTTCCAGACCCGGCGCTTCCTGCCGCTGTTCGCCACGCAGTTCCTCGGCGCGTTCAACGACAACCTGTTCAAGAACGCGATGCTGGTGATGATCACCTTCTTCGGCCTGGGCGTCGGCGGGCTCGGCTCGGCCACGCTGGTCAACGCCGCGGCCGGCATCTTCATCCTGCCCTTCTTCCTGTTCTCGGCCACCTCGGGCCAGTTGGCCGAGAAGTACGACAAGGCCACGCTGGCGCGCATGGTCAAGCTCCTGGAGATCGCCATCATGGCGGTGGCCGCCGCCGGCTTCGTGCTCAAGAACGCCGCGCTGCTGCTGTTCTGCCTGTTCATGATGGGCGTGCACTCGGCGCTGTTCGGCCCGCTCAAGTACTCGATCCTGCCGCAGTACCTGGAGGAGCGCGAACTCCTGGGCGGCAACGGCCTGATCGAGATGGGCACCTTCGTCGCCATCCTCCTGGGCCAGATCGGCGGCACGCTGCTGGTCGAGCACAACCCCGACAACGCCGCGGTGGTCGCCGCCGCCTGCCTGGCGGTCGCGGCGGCCGGCTACCTGACCAGCCGCGCCATGCCGCCGGCGCCGCCGCAGGTCGCCGACCTGCGCATCAACTGGAACATCTTCAGCGAGACCTGGCACATCATCGCGCTGAGCCGCCGCAACATGACGGTGTTCCACTCGCTGATGGGCATCTCCTGGTTCTGGTTCTTCGGCGCGGTCTACCTGACCCAGCTGCCGACCTATGCCAAGGACGTGCTCGGCGGCAATGCCGAGGTCTACACCCTGCTGGTCGCGCTGTTCTCGATCGGCGTCGGCGGCGGCTCGGCGCTGTGCGAGGTGCTGTCGGGCCGCAAGGTCGAGATCGGCCTGGTGCCGTTCGGCTCGATCGGCATGTGCGTGTTCGGCATCGACCTGTTCTTCGCCAAGCCGGCGGTGGCCGCGGCCGGCATCGGCGCGCTGGCCTTCCTGCAGGATCCGGCGCACTGGCGGCTGATCGTCGACATCACGCTGCTGGGCGTGTTCGGCGGCTTCTTCATCGTGCCGCTGTACGCCTTGATCCAGATGCGCAGCGCGCCCGAATACCGCTCGCGCATCATCGCCGCCAACAATATCCTCAATTCCTGCTTCATGGTGGTGGCGGCCGGCGCCAGCATCCTGATCCTCTCGGCCGGCGCCAGCATTCCGCAGCTCTTGCTGATCGTGGCGCTGATGAACATCCCGGTCGCCTTCTACGTCTACGGCCTGCAGCCCGAGTTCCTGATGCGCTTCCTGGTCTGGATCGCCACCCACACCATGTACCGCGTCCGCCACCGCGACCTCGAGCGCATTCCCGACGAGGGCCCGGTGATCCTGGTCTGCAACCACGTCAGCTTCATGGACGCGCTGGTGATCGGCGGCGCGGTGCGGCGGCCGGTGCGCTTCGTGATGGATCACCGCATCTTCAAGGTGCCGCTGCTCAATTTCATCTTCCGCACCGCCGGCGCGGTCCCGATCGCCAGCGCCAAGGAAGATCCGGCGATGAAGGAACGCGCCTTCCTGAAGGTGCAGGAATACCTGTCGCAGGGCGAGGTGGTGTGCATCTTCCCCGAGGGCCGCATCACCTACGACGGCGAGATGAATCCGTTCAAGGGCGGCGTGAAGGAGATGGCCGAGCGCAGCGGCGCACCGGTGGTGCCGCTGGCGCTGCGCGGCCTGTGGGGCAGCTTCTTCAGCCGCAAGGACGGCGAGGCGATGCTCAAGTTTCCGCGCCGCGCCTGGTCGCGCATCGAGCTGGCGGCCGGCGAGCCGGTGCCGGCCGCGGCGGTCGAGGTCGAGGACCTGCAGCGGCGCGTCGCCGCGCTGCGCGGCGACTGGAAATAACCCGGTCTCGTCCTTGTAGGAGCGGCTTCAGCCGCGAATGGGTGGCGGTGCGCCGATCGCCATTCGCGGCTGAAGCCGCTCCTACACGCATCCAAGGGCCGCATGGCGGATTCGCAGGCCGGGCTTACCGCAGGTCGGGCTTCATGCCCGACGACGCCGTCTGCCGATGCCGCAGTCGGGCATGAAGCCCGACCTACGCGGATGCGCCCGAGGAGCGGATCGGCCGGAAACTTAATGGCCCGCCCCGCTGCCGTAACATCGTCCGGCCATCCTCGGCGATGCGCCCGCCGGCGCAGCAGCGCCGTTCCGGGTGCGGGCCCGATCTGCTAGGCTGGCTCGAACGCCGCACGAAAAGACGGCGCCGCCACGACACCCAAGGGAGATAGACGCCCATGCGCATCGGCATCGTCACCGACTCCAGCTGCGACTTGCCGCGCAGCTTCCTCGACCAGCATCGCATCGTCATCATGCCGATCGCGATCCAGGGCCCCGGCGGGGAATTCATCGACCGCCGCGATCCGGCCGCCACCCTGGCCTTCTATCAGGAAATCGACCAGAGCGGCGACGCCGACTTCACCTCGCGGCCGTTCAGCCCGGACGAGATCCGCGAGCTGTTCCTCGGCCGCCTGGTGCTCGAATTCGACTACGTGTTCTGCCTCACCACCATGAAGTCGCGCAGCCTGATCTTCGAGAACGCGACCCATGCCTCGCTGCGCATCCTCAACGACTACCGGCCGATCCGCGAGACCGCCGGCGTCAAGGCGCCGTTCTCGCTCAGGGTGTTCGACAGCAACCAGCTGTTCACCGGCCAGGGCCTGATCGTGTCCGAGGTCGCCCGCATGGTCGCGGCCGACTCGTCCTCGCTCGACATCATCCGCCAGATCGAGCGGCTGACCCTGCACACCCAGGCCTTCCTGGTGCCCTCGAGCCTGGCCCAGTTGCGCAAGCAGGCGCGCAAGCGCGGCGACAAGAGCGTCGGCTTCATGGCCTATGCGCTCGGCTCGGCGCTCGACATCAAGCCCATCATCCGCGCCTTCCGCGGCGACACCCATCCGGTCGGCAAGGTGCGCGGCTTCGAGGCCGGCTGCGAGCGGCTGTTCGCCGCCGCCATCCTGCAGATGCGCGAGGGGCGGCTCTTGGCCGATACCGTCTGCGTCAGCTACGGCGGCGACCCGGCCGTGGCCGAGCGCATGCCGGGCTACCAGGCGCTGCTGGCCGAGGCGGCGCAGCACGGCGTCACCGTCTACCTGTCGGAGATGGGCACCGCCGCCGGCGTCAACATCGGCATCGGCGGGCTGTCGGTGGCCTTCGCCTCCGAACACGAGACGGTGTTCGACTAGCGGCGGATCGCGCCGGGCTGGGGCGCGCCTGGCGGGCAGCGGTACGGCGGGGATCGTCCGGTATAATCGCCGATTCCCCCGATCGCACGCCCCGGAGCCTCGCCGCCATGACGACCCAGATCCGTCAGCAGGACTTCATCGACAGCATCGCCGATGCCCTGCAGTACATCTCCTACTACCACCCCAAGGACTACATCGACGCGCTGGGCCGCGCCTACGAGCGCGAGGAGAGCCCGGCCGCGCGCGACGCGATCGCGCAGATCCTGACCAACAGCCGCATGTGCGCCGAAGGCCACCGGCCGATCTGTCAGGACACCGGCATCGTCTGCGCCTTCGTCAAGGTCGGCATGGACGTGCGCTGGATGGATGCGACGATGGGCGTCGAGGACATGGTCCATGAAGGCACCCGCCGCGCCTACCTGCACCCCGACAACAAGCTGCGCGCCTCGGTGCTGGCCGACCCGGCCGGCGCCCGCAAGAACACCCGCGACAACACGCCGGCGGTGGTCCACTTCGAGCTGGTGCCCGGCAATACGGTCGAGGTGCATATCGCGGCCAAGGGCGGCGGCTCGGAGAACAAGTCCAAGTTCGTCATGCTCAACCCGTCCGACAGCATCGTCGACTGGGTGCTCAAGACCGTGCCGCTGATGGGCGCCGGCTGGTGCCCGCCCGGCATGCTCGGCATCGGCATCGGCGGCACCGCCGAGAAGGCCATGCTGCTGGCCAAGAAGTCGCTGATGGAGCCGATCGACATCCAGGAGCTGATCGCGCGCGGCCCGTCCAACCGCATCGAGGAACTGCGGCTCGAGCTGTACGACAAGGTCAACGCGCTCGGCATCGGCGCCCAGGGCCTCGGCGGCCTCGCCACCGTGCTCGACGTCAAGATCCTCGACTACCCGACCCACGCCGCCAGCCTGCCGGTGGCGATGATCCCCAACTGCGCCGCCACCCGCCACGTCCACTTCGAGCTCGACGGCTCGGGCCCGGCGCAGCTCGAGGCGCCCAAGCTGGAGGACTGGCCGGCCGTGACCTGGCAGGCCTCGCCGAGCGCGCGCCGGGTCGACCTGAACACGGTGACGCGCGAGGAAGTCGCCAGCTGGCAGCCGGGCGAGACGCTGCTGCTCAACGGCAAGCTGCTGACCGGCCGCGACGCCGCCCACAAGCGCATGGTCGACATGCTCAACAAGGGCGAGCCGCTGCCGGTCGATTTCAACGGGCGCTTCATCTACTACGTCGGCCCGGTCGATCCGGTGCGCGACGAGGTGGTCGGCCCGGCCGGCCCCACCACCGCCACCCGCATGGACAAGTTCACCGAGCAAGTGCTGGCCGCGACGGGCCTCCTGGGCATGGTCGGCAAGGCCGAGCGCGGCCCGGCCGGGCTCGACGCGATCAAGAAGCACCGGTCGGTCTACCTGATGGCGGTCGGCGGCGCGGCCTACCTGGTCTCGAAGGCGATCAAGGGTTCGAAGGTGGTCGGTTTCGCCGACCTGGGCATGGAAGCGATCTACGAGTTCGACGTGGTCGACATGCCGGTGACGGTGGCGGTCGATTCGGCCGGCACCTCGGTGCACAAGACCGGCCCGGCCGAATGGCAGGCGCGCATCGGCAAGATCCCGGTGGCGGCGCAGTAAGGCCGGCCTGCGCGATGCACGAAGGCCCCTCGTTCGAGGGGCCTTTTGCTTGGACGCAAAGGCTTGAACCACGAAGGGAAGGCATGCCGTGCTCGGGGCGGAGACCCTGTTTCACCGCGGAGGACGCCGAGGACGCGGAGGAAAGCCGCGGGATTCGAAACGGCACGGTCCTCGACGACCCGATGCGGGCCTTCCTCGGCGTCCTCCGCGTCCTCGGCGGTGAATCGCCTTCCGATTTGGCAACCCATGCGGCCGCGAGCGCAGGGGCCATGGCAGGAGCGGCTTCAGCCGCGAACGGTGGACGAATGATCGGCGCCATTCGCGGCTGAAGCCGCTCCTACGGCATTTGCAGCGGGCGGTACGTCAACCGGCCCCGGCCAGTGTCACCTCGATCCGCTCCTTGCCGCGCCCGACGTTGCGGCGGCGCAGGCCGATCGGGCCGATCTCGCCGGTGCGGCGCGGATGGGTGCCGCCGCACGGTACGCGGGCCAGGCCGGCGATCTCCCAGTAGCGGCGCTGCGCCGCCTCGTCGCTGAAATCGCAGGCGATCGCCAGGTCGGCCGCCACGATGGCGGCCACCTCGGCCTCGATGGCCGGGAACAGCGCGGCGACGTTCTCGTCCAGCGCGAAATCGATGCGCGCCTTGTCGGCCGCGATATGGGCGCCGATCTTCTCGACGCCGGGCCGCAGCCGGCACAGCAGCTCCAGCACCAGCTCGGCGGCGAAATGCAGCCGCATCAAGCGATAGCGGCGCGGCCAGTCGAGTTCCATGCGTACCGGCGGGCCCACCGCCAGGCCATGATCGGCCGGCAGCGTGTAGACGATGTCGTGGCCGTCCTTGCGCGCCTCGACGATCTCGAAGCCGGCCAGCGTGCCGCGATCGCTCTCCTGGCCGCCCGAGAAGGCGTAGCAGATCGTCTCGGCCACCCGCACCGCCGCGCCGTCGACCGCGACGACCCGCGTGTCGAGCGTGCGCTGGTAGGGATCGATCCAGAAGCGCTTGATCAACATCGCTCAGCCCACCAGCCAGCCCCAGGCGAAGAACACCGCGATGCCGCCGCCGATGGCGGCCAGCAGCTTGTTCCAGCGCCAGGCGATCAGCCCGCTGGCCAGCGCGCCGGCCAGCCAGGCGTTGCGCCAGTCGAGCTGCCAGTGCTGGCCGTCGGGCAGCAGCACCATCGGCACCGTGATGGCGGTGAGTACCGCCACCGGCACGTAGCGCAGCGCGCGCTTGACCAGCGGCGGGAAGCGCACCTTGTCGCCCAGGGCGAAGAAGGCGTAGCGGATGGTGAAGGTGACCGCGGTCATGCCGGCGATCACCGCGAGTTCGAACGCATTCATGCGGCGGCCTCCCCTTGCGCATCCCGATCGGCCGGCGCGGCCTGCCGGCCCTCGAGCCAGACGCCGACCACCACGCCGGCCAGCGCCGCCAGCATCAGGCCGAGCTTGTAGGGCAACCCGCGCGCGGCCAGCGCCACGGCAGCGGCGGCCAGCGCGGCGGCGACCATCGGCCGCTGCTTGAGCATCGGCACCACGATGCCGGTGAAGGTGGCCGCCATGGCGAATTCCAGGCCGAGCTGGTCGAGCCCCTCGACCGACCGGCCCAGCAGCACGCCGCCGAGCGTCCAGGCGAACCAGTTGAGGTACATGGCGAGGCAGGAACCGAGGTAGTACCAGTGCTTGAGCGGCGAGGCGTCGGGCTCGCCGTAGCGGTGCTGCACCACGGCGAAGGTCTCGTCGGTGAGCCAGAACGCCAGCGGCAGGCGCCAGCGCTGGCCGAGGTGGGCGACGTGCGGCAGCAGCGTGGCCGAGTACAGCGCGTGGCGCAGGTTGACCACGAAGGTGGTGAGCACGATCACCGCCAGGCCGGTGCCGCTGGCCAGCAGGGTGAGCGCGATGAACTGCGACGAGCCGGCGAACACGAACAGCGACATGGCCAGCGCGCCGAGCGGCGACAGGCCGCTGGGCGCCGCCAGCGTGCCGAAGATCAGGCCGAACGGCGCGGCGCCGACCAGCATCGGCAGCGAATCGCGCGCGCCGTGCCACAGCTCGCTGCGGCGGTCGGGTGGTGCGGATGGGGACATGGACTACCTCCTGGCCGCCATCATCGCGCCGGCGCGGCAGGAGGGTCTTGAACGTTCTTGCGGTGAATGCAGTGCGTACCTGGATGCAGACGCTGTGGACGACGCGTAGGCGCGGCTTCAGCCGCGAATGGCGGCAGTCATGCGTCCACCATTCGCGGCCGAAGCCGCGCCTACCTCGCCGGCCTGCGCCGTACCGCGTACCGGCCAGCGGGAGCGCCGCCCAGAGGCGCCGCGCTCAGCCGAAGCCGTGGCCGTCGCCGCCGTGCTTGGCGTTGAAGGAGTAGGTTTCGAAACGCAGGTTGAACGAGGAGTTCACGCCGCGGCGGTCGTCGAAGGCCAGGTTCTGGCCCGGCGTGGTCAGGTTGCCGAAGGTCGTCGTCAGCGCCAGGCGCTTGGCCTGGCCCTGGCCGGGGTAGTCCTTCTCCTTCTGCGCGACCCGGCGGTTGATGTAGTTCCTCGAGCCCTTCTGGTAGTACTCGGCGGCCGACAGCTTGTGGCCCAGCTGCACCTGGCGCACGTTGCGACCGCTGTTCTTGGTCTTGTAGGTGGCGCCGAGGTTGAGCCAGGTATGGCTGTTGGTGCCGGACTTGGCCTTGACCGACCAGTTCTTGACGTCGCGCAGCTCGGTCAGCGTCGGGTTGGGATGGAAGGCCCCCTGGTACTTGGCCTTGTTGTTGGCGGCGTAGCGCTTGAGCACGCCGCGCGCATGGCTGCTGGTGAAGCTCGATCCGTGCGAGGGGATCAGCGCGGCGCGGCGGCCGCCCGACGGGATCCACTCGGCGTCGTCCTTCTTGATCTTCTTCGATTGTCTGCTCGGCATACGTCTCCTCCTGGCACGGTGACCGGCTCCGGCGCCGGTCCGGTCATCCTAGACCAGCCCGTCCGATATGCCAGCGCCATGAGGTATCGCGTCGCCCGTCCCTGGGAGCAGCCGTCAGGCACCGCCGCCCGCCAGCCGGTATTGCCCCGGCGTGATGCCGAAGGCGCGCTTGAACTGGCGGCCGAAGTGGGCCTGGTCGGCGTAGCCGAGCTGGGCGGCGACCTCGGCCAGCGGCAGCCGGCCCGCCAGCAGATTCTTGGCGCGCGCCAGCCTGAGCTGGTTCTGGTAGGCATGCGGCGGCAGGCCGAGCCGCTCGCGGAACACCCGGTTCAGGTGCCAGGGACTGAGGCCGACCTCGGCCGCCAGCGCCTCCAGCCCGAGGTTGTCGGCATGGCGCTCGCGCAGGATGGCCTGGGCGCGGGCGACCGCGTCGCGGCCCTGCCAGCCGGCCTCCGGCCGCGCCAGGCCGCGCGCATGGCGGCGCAGCAGGAGGCCCATGGCGGCATACCAGCGGCTCTCGCGCTCGAGCAGGCTGGCGCTGCCGCTCAACGCCAGGTGCAGCTCGCGCAGCGGCTGCACCATGGCCGGGTCGTCCACCACCGCCTGCGGGAAATACGGCGTGCCGCCCTGCCAGCCGTCCATCGATTCGCAGATGCGGCGGATCAGCGCCTGGTCGGGATAGAACACCCGGTAGCGCCAGCCCTCGTCGGCGGCGCGGCTGCCGGTGTGGACCTCGTCGGGATTGACGATGGCCAGCGTGCCGACGCCGGCGCAATGCTCGGCGCCGCGGTAGCGGAAGCGCTCGGCGCCGGCCTCGATCAGCGCGATGCAATAGCCCTCGTGCACGTGCGGCGCGAATTCGTGGGCGTAGTAGTGCGCGTTCAAGAGCTCCAGCCCGGCGAACTCGGCCGGGCGGTGGTAGTGGACGAACTCGCGGATCGGGGCGGGCTGGGACATGGACCGTCGATTCTAGGCCCGGCCGGCCGACGCGCCCAGTGCGGGTAAACGCGCCGGTTTTGGCATCGCGGCGCGAGCGGTTATGCTGTTTGGATGACTGGCCGTTTCTTCTTCCCGTTCGCGCTGCTGCTGGCCGCGCTGGCCGCCTGGCCGGCACCGAACGCGGCCGGGACGCCGGCCGCCGGGACGCCGATCGTGATCGGCGCCGAGGACGACTGGTACCCGTACTCGGCACTGCGCGACGGCAAGCCGGTCGGGCTGGCGGTCGACCTGGTCGCGGCCGCCTTCCGCCGCGCCGGCGTGGCGGTCGAGCTGCGGCCGCTGCCCTACGCGCGCTGCATGCAGCTGGCGCGGCAGAGCAAGATCGCCGGCTGCTTCGACACCCTGCGCAATCCGCGGCTCGAGCCGCTCTATCGCTGGCACGCGGTACCGCTGTTCAGCGCGCGCATCCTGATCTACGCCAGCACCGACCGGCCGGCCGAGACGGTCGGCTACGAGACGCTGGTCGGCAAGCTGATCGCGGTGACCAACGGTTATGACTACGGCGAGCGCTTCGACGGCGACATGCGCATGCGGCGCGACCCCGGCCTGCGCGACATCGACGCGCTGCGCAAGCTGGCCGCCGGCCGGGTCGACTACGCGCTGGTCTACGAACAGGTGGCCAACGCGCTGCTGCGCGAAGACCCGGCGCTGGCCCGCCGCATCCGGCCGGTCGGCGTGCTGATCGCGCCCGACATCTACCTGTCGTTCGCGCCGGCCTACCCGGCATCGAGGCGCTGATCACCCGCTTCGACACCGGCCTCGCCGCGCTGCACCTGTCGGGCGAATACGGCCGCATCGAGGCACGCTGGCAGGGCTTCCGGCCGAGCCGGCGCGATTGACGCGCACGGCATGCCGGCCGCGCCGCTCTGGCATAATCGCGGCTTTTCCGCCCTGCCCGACCGCATGCCGCACATCGCCAGCCATCGCTGGGGCCAGCCTGCCTGCCGCGCACCGCGCGCGCTGCGGCCGTGGCTGACCCACACCGGGTCGCTCACCGCCAGGCTGATCGCACACTTTCCCCGCTTCCGCGTCCGCCTCCTGCGCCAGCGCTGGGGCCAGCCCAACCGCGACGAGTTGCGCGCGCTCGGCCTGCGCCGCAGCGAGCGCGCGGTGATCCGCGAGGTGGTGCTGATGAGCGGCGACACGCCCTTGGTGTTCGCCCACTCGGTGATGCCGCGCCGCGCGCTGTTCCACGGCTTCGGCCGCCTGCGCCGGCAGGGCACGCGCTCGCTCGGCGCCACGCTGTTCGCCGATCCGCGCATCCGCCGCAGCCGGCTGGCCTACCGCCGCGTCGACAAGCGCCACCCGCTGCATCCGCGCGCCGCGGTCGCCGTCGGCGCGCTGCCGCCGCGGCTGTGGGCGCGCCGCTCGCGCTTCGAGCTGGGCCGTTCGCGCATCCTGGTCACCGAGGTCTTCCTGCCCGCCGTCACCGAGTCCACGCCATGAACCTCGCCGCCCTCAAGGACAAGCTGAGCCAGTACGAGAAGCTGATGCGGCTGGACAAGCCGATCGGCATCCTGCTCTTGCTGTGGCCCACGCTGTGGGGACTGTGGATCGCCGGCTACGGCCGGCCGGACTGGCTGATCGTGTGGATCTTCGCGCTCGGCACGCTCTTGATGCGCTCGGCCGGCTGCGTGATCAACGACTACGCCGACCGCGACTTCGACGGCCACGTCGAGCGCACGCGCAACCGGCCGCTGGCGGCCGGCAAGGTGTCGGGCAAGGAGGCGCTGATCCTGGCCGCCGTGCTGGCGCTCGCCGCGCTGGCGCTGGCCTGGCCGCTCGACCGGCTGGCGCTGCAGATGTCGATCCCGGCCGTGCTGCTGGCGGCCAGCTACCCGTATACCAAGCGCTTCCTGCCGATCCCGCAGGCCTACCTGGGCCTGGCGTTCAGCTTCGGCATCCCGATGGCCTTCGCCGCGATCCAGGGCAAGGTGCCGGCGGTGGCCTGGTGGCTGGTGCTGTGCAACCTGTTCTGGGTGGTGGCCTACGACACCGAATACGCGATGGTCGACAAGCCGGACGACCTCAAGATCGGCATCAAGACCAGCGCGATCACCTTCGGCCGCTTCGACGCCGAGGCGGTGATGGTCTGCCACGCGGTGTTCGTGCTCGGCATGGGCGCGATCGGCTGGTCGCTGCGGCGCGGGCTGTGGTGGTACGCCGGCCTCCTGGTCGCCGCGATCCTGATGGCGCTGCAATACCGCCAGATCCGCGGCCGCGACCGGCAGAAATGCTTCCAGGCCTTTCTCGACAACAACTGGGTCGGGGCAGCGATGTTTGGCGCGGTGGTACTCGATTACCGGTTTCCGCTGAACCTGTAACGCGGCGGGCACGATGCCGCGGCGCCGTGGCAACGCAATGTAGGTCGGGCTTTATGCCCGACGGCGCCGCCGATCGAGATCGCTGTCGGGCATAAAGCCCGACCTACAACCCCATCCAGGCATGGCGCCCTGTAGGCGCGGCTTCAGCCGCGAATGCCGCTCGTTCCACCGTCGCCATTCGCGGCTGAAGCCGCTCCTACAACACCTCTCGGACCGAGGATCGCGGCGCCATCTATTCGCGCGCCGCCAGCTCGTCCAGGATCGGGCAATCGGGCCGCGCGTCGCCGCAGCAGCCGTCGGCCAGCGCCAGCAGCGTGTCGCGCATGCCGGTCAGCGCGCGGATCTTGCCGTCGAGCTCGGCGATATGCGCCTCGGCCAGCCGCTTGACGTCGGCGCTGGCGCGGCCGCGGTCCTGCCACAGCGACAGCAAGAGCGCGATCTGCTCGAGCGAGAAGCCGAGATCGCGCGCGCGGCGGATGAAACGCAACAGATGCACGTCGCGCTCGCCGTACTGGCGATAGCCGGCCGCGCTGCGTGCGCTCTCGGGCAACAGGCCGATGCCTTCGTAGTGGCGGATCATCTTGGCCGTCACGCCGCTGGCGGCCGCCACCTCTCCAATATTCATCTGCCCTTCCCTCCCGCCGGCCGCCAGCGCCGCAACAACAGCGCATTGCCCACCACGCTCACGCTCGACAGCGCCATCGCGGCGCCCGCCAGCACCGGGCTCAGCAGGCCGAAGGCGGCCAGCGGGATGCCGACCGCGTTGTAGACGAAGGCCCAGAACAGGTTCTGCCGGATCTTGTTCCAGGTCCGCCGCGACACCTCGAGCGCGTCGGCCACCCGGGCCGGATCGCCGTGCATCAGCGTGATGCCGGCCGCCTGCATCGCCACGTCGGTGCCGCCGCCCATGGCGATGCCGACGTCGGCCGCGGCCAGCGCCGGCGCGTCGTTGATGCCGTCGCCGACCATCGCCACGCAGCGCCCTTCGGCCCGCAGCGCGGCGACCCGCTCGGCCTTGCCGGCCGGCAGCACGCCGGCTTCGACCCGCGCCAGGCCCAGCTCGGCCGCCACCTTGGCGGCGGCGCCGGCGTTGTCGCCGGTCAGCAGGGCGACCTCGATGCCGGCCGCCGCGAGCCGCGCGACCGCGGCGCGCGCGCCGGGCTTCACCGCGTCGCCGAAGGCCAGCAGGCCCAGCAGCGCGCAGTCGCGTTCGCGCGCCAGCCAGGACACGGTGCGGCCGGCGGCCTCGAACGCCGCGGCGGCGGCCTGCAGGGCATCGAGCGCGATGCCCCGCTCGTGCATCAGCCGCGTATTGCCGAGCAGGTAGGCCTCGCCGTCGGCCTCGCCGCGCAGGCCGCGGCCCGGCAGCGCCTGCAAGGACTGCGCCGCGGCGGGCGCCAGGCCTAGCTCGGCGGCGGCCCGGCCGACCGCGCGCGCCAGCGCATGCTCGCTGCCGGCCTGCAGCCGCGCGGCCAGCGTCAGCGCCGGCAGGTCGAAAGCGGCTGCCGGAACGCCGGCCGCCGGAATCCCGGTTGCCGGGTTGCTTGCCCCGGCGTCACCGGCCGCCGGGCCGTTCGCCGCGGGATCGGCCGCGGCCGGGCCGGCCGGCGCGATGCAGGCCAGCAGCACCGGCTTGCCCTCGGTCAGCGTGCCGGTCTTGTCGAAGGCCACCGCGTCGACGCGATGCGCGCGCTCGAGCGCCTCGGCATCGCGGATCAGGATGCCGTGGCGCGCCGCCACGCCGGTGCCGACCATGATGGCGGTCGGCGTGGCCAGGCCCAGCGCGCAGGGACAGGCGATCACCAGCACCGCCACGGCGTGGATCACGGCGGCCTCGAAGCCGGCGCCGGCCAGC is a genomic window of Chitinimonas koreensis containing:
- a CDS encoding chorismate--pyruvate lyase family protein, producing the protein MPAAPLWHNRGFSALPDRMPHIASHRWGQPACRAPRALRPWLTHTGSLTARLIAHFPRFRVRLLRQRWGQPNRDELRALGLRRSERAVIREVVLMSGDTPLVFAHSVMPRRALFHGFGRLRRQGTRSLGATLFADPRIRRSRLAYRRVDKRHPLHPRAAVAVGALPPRLWARRSRFELGRSRILVTEVFLPAVTESTP
- the ubiA gene encoding 4-hydroxybenzoate octaprenyltransferase produces the protein MNLAALKDKLSQYEKLMRLDKPIGILLLLWPTLWGLWIAGYGRPDWLIVWIFALGTLLMRSAGCVINDYADRDFDGHVERTRNRPLAAGKVSGKEALILAAVLALAALALAWPLDRLALQMSIPAVLLAASYPYTKRFLPIPQAYLGLAFSFGIPMAFAAIQGKVPAVAWWLVLCNLFWVVAYDTEYAMVDKPDDLKIGIKTSAITFGRFDAEAVMVCHAVFVLGMGAIGWSLRRGLWWYAGLLVAAILMALQYRQIRGRDRQKCFQAFLDNNWVGAAMFGAVVLDYRFPLNL
- the cueR gene encoding Cu(I)-responsive transcriptional regulator, with amino-acid sequence MNIGEVAAASGVTAKMIRHYEGIGLLPESARSAAGYRQYGERDVHLLRFIRRARDLGFSLEQIALLLSLWQDRGRASADVKRLAEAHIAELDGKIRALTGMRDTLLALADGCCGDARPDCPILDELAARE